In Nissabacter sp. SGAir0207, the genomic stretch ATCCGGGAAGAAGCTACAGGCGGCGATAAACAGGCAGCCGGGGTAGCGTTGCTGCTCCACATACTCACCGAGCACCTTGTAGCGCGCCAGCAACTTCTGTTGCGGCGACAGCGTCTCATCAAGCAGCAGTTGCCGCCGCCAGGCATCAATCTGTTGGCCGTGGTGGCGCAGGCAGTCATAGAGCAGCGCCTCGCGATCCGGCCAGAAGCGGCTTAACTCTCCCACTGAACTGCCCGACGCCGTGGCCACCATCTCCACGGTGGTGGTGGCCAATCCGCGCTGCTCCAGGAGCGTTAATGCATGGTTCAGCACTTGT encodes the following:
- a CDS encoding transcriptional regulator — encoded protein: MQREQVLNHALTLLEQRGLATTTVEMVATASGSSVGELSRFWPDREALLYDCLRHHGQQIDAWRRQLLLDETLSPQQKLLARYKVLGEYVEQQRYPGCLFIAACSFFPDTEHPVHQLAEQQKRASYDYTLALLQEMDADDAPMVAEQMELILEGCLSKLLIKHQAHDVAVALRLAEDVLQVAQCRKYGALA